A genomic region of Pseudorca crassidens isolate mPseCra1 chromosome 10, mPseCra1.hap1, whole genome shotgun sequence contains the following coding sequences:
- the SCAND3 gene encoding SCAN domain-containing protein 3: MAAAPGALPALVGQASEEQGEIIKVKVKEEDPIWDQESCRQKDLSHTRELSRQRFRQFCYQETPGPREALSQLRELCRQWLSPEMHTKEQILELLVLEQLLTILPEELQAWVREHHPESGEEVVTVLEDLERELDEPRQQVPQDTYGQEVPMEEMTLLDTAKASLGTHLQTIEDGMECESPEPHALQDNGSFLWLSMMSQTMGDDNFSSLDTNEAEIEPENMREKFFRSLAVLLENKSNNTKIFSKAKYCQLIREVKEAKAKAKKESVDYRRLARFDVILVQGHEKLIEAVNGETDKVRYYLHSEDLFDILHDTHLSIGHGGRTRMEKELQAKYKNITKEVIMLYLTLCKPCQQKNSKLKKVLASKPIKEVNSRCQVDLIDMQLNPDGEYKFIMHYQDLRTKLSFLRSLKSKRPKEVAHALLDIFTIIGAPSVLQSDSGREFSRQIVSELSYIWPELKIVHGKPQPCQSLNSINQTNEDIQNRIISWMQTNNSSHWAEFLWFIQMTQNQPYHRGMQQTPCEGTFSSEAKLGLSHSQLTEELIASLNTENELEQADKELENTLRAQYEENIETGTDSSDIEENLSISPKIAQKTPPESRLNFLSCVVCEKECTGVNNCVSCDRNVHAICGVPSQRETDGYHHRITCSLCYETTTMKRKHDEIPRSLTVQPSKMLKPSETPFSSDKVGDWMEKQASLDFFVKKRHTFSEYGSSSKRIGNNGSHPEEVKTKRVHTSFTRKYDPSYIEFGFVAVIDGEVLKPQCIICGDVLANEAMKPSKLKRHLYSKHKEISSQPKEFFERKSTELKSQPKQVFNVSHINISALRASYKVALPVAKSKTPYTIAETLVKDCIKEVCLEMLGESAAKKVAQVPLSNDTIARRIQELANDMEDQLIEQIKLAKYFSLQLDECRDIANMIILLVYVRFEHDDDIKEEFFFSASLPTNTTSSELYEAVKNYVINKCGLEFKFCVGVCSDGAASMTGKHSEVVTQIKELAPECKITHCFIHRESLAMKKISPELNSVLTDIVKIVNYVKSNTLNSRLFSLLCDNMEADHKQLLLHAEIRWLSRGKVLSRMFEIRNELLVFLQSKKPVWSQLFKDVNWTAKLAYLSDIFSIFNDLNVCMQGKNATCFSMADKIEGQKQKLEAWKKRVSTDCYDMFHNLTTVISEVGNDLDIAYLRKVVNEHLTNLLDCFELYFPSKEDPRIGNSWIQNPFLSSKDNLNLTITLQDKLLKLATDEGLKMNFENTASLASFWIKVKNEYPELAEIALKSLLLFPSTYLCETGFSTLSVIKTKHRNSLNIHYPLRVALSSIQPRLDKLTSKKQAHLSH, encoded by the exons ATGGCGGCAGCCCCGGGGGCGCTCCCAGCCTTGGTTGGCCAGGCTTCAGAGGAACAAGGGGAGATTATCAAAGTAAAGGTTAAAGAAGAAGACCCTATTTGGGATCAGGAATCCTGCCGACAGAAGGATTTGTCTCATACCAGGGAACTCTCTCGTCAACGCTTCCGGCAGTTCTGCTATCAGGAGACTCCCGGACCCAGGGAAGCTCTGAGCCAACTCAGGGAACTTTGCCGTCAGTGGTTGAGCCCAGAGATGCACACCAAGGAGCAGATCCTGGAGTTGTTGGTGCTGGAGCAGCTCCTGACCATCCTGCCTGAGGAGCTCCAGGCTTGGGTGCGAGAGCATCATCCTGAGAGTGGAGAGGAGGTGGTGACTGTGCTGGAAGATTTGGAGAGGGAGCTTGATGAACCTAGACAGCAG GTCCCACAGGACACATATGGGCAGGAAGTTCCTATGGAAGAAATGACTCTTCTAGATACTGCAAAGGCGTCCTTAGGTACCCATCTCCAGACTATAGAGGACGGAATGGAATGTGAATCTCCAGAGCCACATGCACTTCAAGATAATG ggTCATTTTTGTGGCTTTCCATGATGTCTCAAACCATGGGTGATGATAACTTTAGTAGCTTAGATACTAATGAAGCAGAAATCGAACcagaaaacatgagagaaaagTTCTTCAGAAGCTTAGCAGTGTTACTGGAAAACAAGAGTAATAATACCAAGATATTTTCTAAAGCAAAGTACTGTCAATTAATAAGGGAAGTGAAAGAGGCTAAGGCCAAGGCAAAAAAAGAATCAGTTGACTACCGTCGCTTGGCTAGATTTGATGTGATCCTGGTACAGGGACATGAGAAGCTGATTGAGGCTGTAAATGGGGAAACAGATAAAGTACGGTATTATTTACACAGTGAGGATTTATTTGACATACTGCATGATACACATCTCAGCATTGGACATGGTGGACGTACCCGCATGGAAAAAGAGTTACAAGCAAAATACAAGAACATCACAAAAGAAGTTATAATGCTATACTTGACACTCTGCAAACCATGCcaacagaaaaattcaaaacTCAAGAAAGTTCTAGCATCGAAGCCAATTAAGGAAGTTAACTCAAGATGCCAAGTAGATCTTATAGACATGCAGTTGAATCCTGATGGGGAGTATAAATTTATCATGCATTATCAAGACCTTCGTACAAAGTTGAGTTTTTTGCGGTCATTAAAATCTAAAAGGCCTAAAGAGGTTGCACATGCTCTTTTAGATATTTTTACAATTATTGGAGCACCCAGTGTTCTACAGTCTGACAGTGGGAGGGAATTTTCAAGGCAGATTGTCAGTGAACTTAGTTATATTTGGCCAGAACTGAAAATTGTCCATGGGAAACCTCAGCCCTGCCAAAGTCTAAATTCTATAAATCAAACTAATGAGGATATCCAAAACCGGATTATCTCCTGGATGCAAACTAACAATTCATCACACTGGGCTGAATTTTTGTGGTTTATTCAGATGACCCAAAATCAACCCTATCACAGAGGCATGCAACAGACTCCATGTGAGGGTACATTTAGCTCTGAAGCTAAACTGGGCTTGTCTCATTCTCAGCTAACTGAAGAACTTATTGCCAGCCTGAACACAGAAAATGAATTGGAACAGGCCGACAAGGAATTAGAAAATACTCTAAGAGCCCAGTATGAAGAAAATATTGAGACTGGAACAGATAGTAGTGATATTGAAGAAAATCTTTCTATTTCTCCTAAGATAGCCCAAAAAACTCCTCCTGAAAGCAGACTGAATTTTTTATCTTGTGTAGTTTGTGAAAAAGAATGCACAGGTGTTAATAATTGTGTATCATGTGATAGAAACGTCCATGCAATCTGTGGAGTGCCCTCTCAACGTGAGACTGATGGTTATCACCATAGAATAACTTGTAGTCTTTGCTATGAGACCAcaacaatgaaaaggaaacatGACGAGATTCCAAGAAGTTTGACTGTTCAACCCTCCAAAATGTTAAAGCCATCGGAGACACCATTTTCATCAGACAAAGTAGGAGACTGG ATGGAAAAACAAGCTTCACTGGACTTTTTTGTGAAGAAAAGACATACCTTTTCTGAATATGGCAGTAGTAGTAAAAGAATTGGTAACAATGGAAGTCATCCTGAGGAAGTGAAAACCAAAAGAGTTCATACTAGCTTTACTCGGAAGTACGATCCCTCATATATTGAATTTGGTTTTGTAGCTGTAATTGATGGTGAAGTGCTGAAACCACAGTGTATTATTTGTGGAGATGTACTGGCTAATGAAGCAATGAAACCATCGAAACTTAAGCGGCATCTATAttcaaaacataaagaaataagtTCACAGCCAAAAGAATTCTTTGAAAGAAAGAGTACTGAATTGAAAAGCCAACCAAAGCAGGTGTTCAATGTTTCTCACATAAACATTAGTGCTTTGCGGGCTTCTTATAAAGTAGCACTTCCGGTTGCTAAGTCTAAAACACCATACACAATTGCCGAGACACTAGTGAAGGACTGCATCAAAGAAGTTTGCTTAGAAATGTTGGGTGAATCTGCAGCAAAGAAGGTAGCTCAAGTGCCACTTTCCAATGACACCATAGCACGACGTATTCAGGAACTGGCAAATGATATGGAAGACCAACTCATAGAACAAATAAAACTAGCCAAGTATTTTTCACTGCAACTTGATGAATGCAGAGATATTGCTAACATGATAATTCTTTTAGTATATGTGAGGTTTGAACATGATGATGATATAAaggaagaattctttttttcagcCTCTTTACCAACAAACACAACTAGCTCAGAACTGTATGAAGCTGTGAAGAATTATGTTATCAATAAATGTGGTTTGGAATTTAAGTTTTGTGTAGGAGTGTGTTCTGATGGTGCAGCTTCAATGACAGGAAAACATTCTGAAGTGGTTACCCAGATTAAAGAACTTGCACCAGAATGTAAAATAACACATTGCTTCATTCATCGAGAAAGTCTTGCTATGAAAAAAATATCACCTGAACTAAATAGTGTGCTTACTGACAtagtaaaaattgtgaattatgtAAAATCTAATACGTTAAATTCAAGATTATTCTCTTTATTATGTGATAATATGGAAGCTGATCATAAGCAACTGTTATTGCATGCTGAGATACGGTGGTTATCACGGGGAAAAGTTCTATCAAGAATGTTTGAAATACGAAATGAACTCTTAGTATTTCTGCAAAGCAAGAAACCAGTTTGGTCCCAACTTTTCAAAGATGTGAATTGGACAGCCAAACTTGCTTATTTATCTGATATCTTCAGTATTTTTAATGATCTTAATGTTTGCATGCAAGGAAAGAATGCAACATGTTTTTCAATGGCAGATAAGATTGAAGGACAAAAACAAAAGTTAGAAGCTTGGAAAAAAAGAGTTTCTACAGATTGTTATGACATGTTCCATAACTTAACAACAGTTATCAGTGAAGTAGGTAATGATCTTGATATTGCATATCTGCGAAAAGTTGTCAATGAACATCTTACAAATTTGTTAGATTGTTTTGAATTGTATTTTCCATCAAAAGAAGATCCACGCATAGGAAATTCATGGATACAAAatccatttctttcatcaaaagataatttaaatttaactataACCCTACAGGATAAGTTGTTGAAACTGGCTACTGATGAAGGattgaaaatgaattttgaaaatacagcatcacttgcttcattttggataaaagttaaaaatgaatatcCTGAGCTTGCTGAGATTGCTTTAAAATCTCTTCTTCTGTTCCCCTCAACATACCTCTGTGAGACTGGCTTCTCTACATTAagtgttattaaaacaaaacatagaaacaGTTTAAATATACATTATCCCCTGAGAGTAGCATTGTCATCAATCCAACCTAGATTAGACAAATTAACAAGCAAGAAGCAAGCTCACTTatcacattaa